A single Metarhizium brunneum chromosome 5, complete sequence DNA region contains:
- the Csnk1e gene encoding Casein kinase I isoform epsilon has translation MTTMDLRVGNKYRIGRKIGSGSFGDIYLGTNIISGEEIAIKLESVKAKHPQLEYEARVYKSLAGGVGIPFVRWFGTECDYNAMVLDLLGPSLEDLFNFCNRKFSLKTVLLLADQLISRIEYIHAKSFIHRDIKPDNFLMGIGKRGNQVNVIDFGLAKKYRDPKTHFHIPYRENKNLTGTARYASINTHLGVEQSRRDDMESLGYVMLYFCRGSLPWQGLKAATKKQKYDRIMEKKMTTPTEVLCRGFPNEFAIYLNYTRSLRFDDKPDYSYLRKIFRDLFVREGFQYDYVFDWTVYKYQKNAQAIAQAAGQANPEDDEKARASRTNAATGVQSAAKPNAIPSSRRKMLERGSGAGVDTPDTNRAIGGSDRM, from the exons ATGACTACAATG GATCTGCGTGTCGGTAACAAGTACCGCATCGGCCGAAAAATTGGCTCGGGTTCATTTGGTGATATTTATCTCGGCACCAACATCATTTCCGGGGAGGAAATTGCCATCAAGCTTGAatccgtcaaggccaagcatCCCCAACTCGAATATGAAGCCCGGGTCTACAAGTCACTCGCTGGAGGTGTCGGTATTCCGTTCGTTCGCTGGTTTGGTACCGAGTGCGACTACAACGCGATGGTGCTCGATCTCCTTGGTCCTAGCTTGGAAGACCTCTTCAACTTCTGCAACCGCAAATTCTCGCTGAAAACCGTCCTGCTGCTCGCCGACCAACTGATCTCCCGAATCGAGTATATTCACGCCAAATCTTTTATCCATCGTGATATCAAACCGGATAATTTCCTCATGGGCATTGGCAAGCGGGGCAATCAAGTCAATGTCATTGATTTCGGTCTGGCTAAGAAATACCGAGATCCCAAGACTCATTTCCATATCCCGTACCGTGAGAACAAGAATTTGACCGGCACTGCACGTTATGCATCCATCAACACCCACTTGGGCGTTGAGCAGTCTCGCCgtgacgacatggagtctCTCGGCTACGTCATGCTCTACTTTTGCCGTGGATCTCTCCCTTGGCAGGGTCTGAAGGCTGCCacgaagaagcagaagtATGACCGCatcatggagaagaagatgacgacccCTACTGAAGTCTTGTGCCGTGGCTTCCCCAACGAGTTTGCCATCTACTTGAACTACACCCGTTCCCTTCGATTTGACGACAAGCCTGACTACAGCTATCTCCGCAAGATCTTCCGCGATCTCTTCGTTCGTGAGGGCTTCCAATACGACTATGTATTCGACTGGACTGTCTATAAGTATCAAAAGAACGCCCAGGCCATCGCTcaggctgctggccaagccaaccctgaagatgacgagaagGCCCGTGCTTCCCGCACCAATGCTGCCACTGGTGTACAGTCTGCCGCCAAGCCCAATGCTATCCCGAGCTCTCGGCGTAAAATGCTTGAACGCGGATCTGGTGCTGGTGTCGACACTCCGGATACCAACCGTGCCATTGGCGGAAGCGACAGGATGTGA
- the IP5P13 gene encoding Type I inositol polyphosphate 5-phosphatase 13, producing the protein MSTWTLLDVEQPLSLASTNSSSRTRAGFVSDDNPRSVDGSTKEAAMAPSTLGLLMLTFNCAKKLVNVDVLANHVHTAFTNNATTLPDVVVFALQEVAPLSSAFISSRYLEEYFARFNDAVNLAARQYESNGTPREEPLVSVAQTVSGPEPPSPQRRSYTLVAAHNVGYTAILLFARDPDRIRNLKHAEVGFGTAEMGNKGAVGIRALYDVDGTGARCTEVTFVAAHLAAMEWNLARRNANWAAIVRGLTFGDPEVILNDLRGPEGAREPAQPAENNDQGTEGHRLLHDVHDEQHVQVQRAMHDISVFKPSSHLFLAGDLNYRISTSSPPPDAVFPSLDPSSPNYYPAFLPLDQLTRERRAGRTMHGLSEHQVSFPPTYKYDVQPKLSVVPDQDETEVPWKFAKHRYPSWTDRVLYLDLPPWVKSRGDHPSMNVIAYDALPLLRSSDHRPVYLRVEVPLIPPHDLSPPASTEHTADGETLKDPRVRLPIEVDPEAWSRRRVARQWELAVGWGAFLGSTKEGAWIWATLLAGGVAAWWLYKTW; encoded by the exons atgtcgacatggacTTTGCTCGACGTCGAGCAACCTTTGTCCCTCGCCAGCACCAACTCCAGCTCCCGCACCCGTGCCGGCTTCGTGAGTGACGACAACCCGCGCAGCGTCGACGGCTCGACGAAagaagcagccatggcacccTCGACTCTTGGTCTGCTGATGCTCACCTTCAATTGCGCAAAGAAGCTGGTCAATGTCGACGTCCTCGCGAACCACGTGCACACCGCATTTACGAATAATGCCACCACGTTGCCAGATGTTGTGGTCTT CGCTCTCCAGGAAGTCGCACCGCTGAGCTCAGCCTTCATCAGCTCGCGCTACCTCGAGGAGTACTTTGCGCGCTTCAATGACGCCGTGAATCTCGCTGCCAGGCAATACGAATCAAACGGCACGCCACGAGAAGAACCTCTAGTCTCGGTAGCGCAAACAGTCTCCGGCCCGGAGCCGCCCTCACCCCAGCGTCGCTCGTACACACTTGTTGCGGCCCACAATGTCGGATACACGGCGATATTGCTCTTCGCCCGGGACCCGGACAGGATACGCAACCTGAAGCATGCCGAGGTCGGCTTTGGTACCGCTGAGATGGGCAACAAAGGTGCCGTGGGTATACGGGCGCTGtacgacgtcgacggcaccgGGGCCAGGTGTACAGAGGTGACCTTTGTAGCGGCGCATCTGGCGGCAATGGAGTGGAATTTGGCCCGGCGGAATGCGAACTGGGCAGCTATTGTGCGGGGGTTGACGTTTGGCGATCCCGAGGTCATCTTGAACGACCTCAGGGGACCCGAGGGAGCCCGTGAGCCCGCCCAGCCAGCCGAGAATAACGACCAAGGCACCGAGGGACACCGCCTGCTGCACGACGTGCACGACGAGCAACACGTCCAAGTCCAACGGGCCATGCATGACATTTCAGTATTCAAGCCGTCGTCGCACCTATTCCTCGCCGGCGACCTCAACTACAGAATATCAACCTCCTCCCCGCCGCCCGACGCCGTCTTCCCAAGCCTGGATCCCTCCTCGCCAAACTACTACCCTGCCTTCCTCCCCCTGGACCAGCTCACCCGCGAGCGGCGCGCCGGTCGGACCATGCACGGCCTGTCGGAGCACCAGGTCAGCTTCCCGCCAACGTACAAGTACGACGTGCAGCCCAAGCTGTCGGTCGTGCCGGACCAAGACGAGACCGAGGTCCCGTGGAAGTTTGCAAAACACAGATACCCAAGCTGGACGGACCGCGTGCTGTATCTCGACCTTCCGCCGTGGGTCAAGTCGCGCGGCGACCATCCCAGCATGAATGTCATTGCCTACGACGCCCTGCCGCTCCTGAGGAGCAGCGACCACCGCCCCGTCTACCTGAGAGTCGAGGTTCCCCTCATCCCGCCACACGACTTGTCCCCGCCGGCATCGACAGAACACACCGCCGACGGCGAGACCCTCAAGGACCCGAGAGTACGCCTACCCATAGAAGTCGACCCCGAGGCCTGGTCGCGCCGCCGGGTCGCCCGCCAGTGGGAGCTCGCCGTGGGATGGGGTGCCTTCCTGGGCAGCACCAAGGAGGGAGCCTGGATATGGGCCACGCtgctggccggcggcgttgcAGCATGGTGGCTGTACAAGACGTGGTAA
- the Pka-C3 gene encoding cAMP-dependent protein kinase catalytic subunit 3 has protein sequence MAATVAQSQAPANLPSNSLTSPAAPGSHAAHEDHSFHNCQAHSKIQAGQAEPLPQIHRFEPSNFNVVRTLGTGTFARVCLVRPSNAPNIPLERDTTGAAQVYALKILRKTQVIKLKQVDHVRHERAILADVAGHPFITNLLASFSDHDSLYMLLDYVPGGELFSYLRKFRRFDEATAQFYAAEIVLVLEYLHEQQGGVAYRDLKPENLLLDKDGHIKLVDFGFAKRLGYKGDHPVETYTLCGTPEYLAPEVIHNKGHTTAVDWWALGILIYEFLTGYPPFWHQNPIEIYKQIVEKPVTFPHDPPISDEAKDIICSFCTIDRSRRLGNISGGAARVKAHPFFRNVNWDDLLGRRQLGPIIPPIRYAGDSQCFDVYPEDDGRRDRYTEEMAQQYDGYFADF, from the exons ATGGCGGCTACTGTGGCACAGTCGCAGGCGCCAGCCAACTTGCCCTCGAATAGCCTTACTTCGCCAGCTGCGCCAGGCTCCCATGCAGCGCATGAGGATCATTCTTTTCACAATTGCCAGGCGCATTCGAAAATACAGGCCGGACAAGCCGAACCGTTGCCACAAATCCATAGGTTTGAGCCCAgcaacttcaatgttgttcgCACCCTCGGAACAG GCACCTTTGCGCGAGTATGCCTTGTCCGGCCGTCCAATGCCCCCAACATCCCATTAGAAAGGGACACCACGGGCGCCGCCCAAGTATACGCCCTCAAGATCCTGCGCAAAACACAGgtcatcaagctcaagcAAGTCGACCATGTTAGACATGAGCGAGCCATCTTGGCCGATGTAGCCGGCCACCCCTTCATCACCAATCTCCTCGCCTCATTTTCAGACCACGACTCGCTATACATGCTCCTGGATTACGTCCCCGGCGGCGAACTATTCAGCTACCTCCGCAAATTCAGGCGCTTCGACGAAGCCACGGCGCAATTTTATGCCGCCGAGATTGTCCTCGTCCTGGAATACCTGCACGAGCAGCAAGGCGGCGTGGCCTACCGAGACCTCAAGCCGGAAAACCTCTtgctggacaaggacggcCACATCAAACTCGTAGACTTTGGCTTCGCCAAGCGACTAGGCTACAAGGGCGACCACCCCGTCGAAACATACACCCTCTGCGGCACGCCCGAATATCTAGCCCCCGAAGTCATCCATAACAAGGGCCACACCACAGCTGTCGACTGGTGGGCGCTAGGAATCCTGATATACGAATTCCTAACAGGATATCCGCCATTCTGGCACCAGAACCCAATTGAAATATACAAACA AATCGTCGAAAAACCAGTCACATTTCCCCATGACCCGCCCATATCCGACGAAGCCAAAGACATCATTTGCTCCTTCTGCACCATCGACCGCTCCCGGCGCCTGGGCAATATcagcggcggcgccgcccgcgTCAAGGCTCACCCCTTCTTCCGCAACGTCAACTGGGACGACCTGCTCGGCCGCCGGCAACTAGGGCCGATCATCCCGCCGATACGGTACGCCGGCGACTCGCAGTGCTTCGATGTATACCCTGAGGACGACGGCCGGCGAGACCGGTACACCGAGGAAATGGCGCAGCAGTATGACGGGTATTTTGCGGATTTTTAA